Proteins from a single region of Deinococcus malanensis:
- a CDS encoding nitroreductase family protein — MTATATQPLTAVQAIETRRSIRKFVQEPIDQNDLREVLRLASLAPSAWNAQTWRFAVVQDPAVKEQLREAAYGQAQVTNAPAVIVVYSDMEDTLQTVEETAHPGMGEQGRTGQRATFDGAFGSLDVAQRGQWGLTQANIAFSFLMIAARSLGYDTVPMLGFQPDKVKEILGLPEHVQFAGLLPIGKRAEEGFPHHRHSIDRVTKFY, encoded by the coding sequence ATGACTGCTACCGCCACCCAGCCCCTGACCGCTGTTCAGGCTATCGAAACCCGCCGCAGCATCCGCAAATTCGTGCAGGAGCCCATCGACCAGAACGACCTGCGTGAAGTGCTGCGCCTGGCCAGCCTCGCTCCCAGCGCCTGGAACGCCCAGACCTGGCGCTTTGCCGTGGTCCAGGACCCCGCCGTCAAGGAGCAGCTGCGTGAAGCGGCCTATGGTCAGGCCCAGGTCACCAACGCTCCGGCCGTGATCGTGGTCTACAGCGACATGGAAGACACCCTGCAGACGGTCGAAGAGACCGCCCACCCCGGCATGGGTGAGCAGGGCCGCACCGGCCAGCGCGCCACCTTCGACGGCGCCTTCGGCAGCCTGGACGTCGCACAGCGCGGCCAGTGGGGCCTGACTCAGGCCAATATTGCCTTCAGCTTTCTGATGATCGCCGCGCGCAGCCTCGGCTACGACACCGTGCCGATGCTGGGCTTCCAGCCCGACAAGGTCAAGGAAATCCTGGGCCTCCCCGAGCACGTGCAGTTTGCCGGTCTGCTGCCCATCGGGAAGCGCGCCGAGGAAGGCTTTCCGCACCACCGCCACAGCATCGACCGCGTCACCAAATTCTACT
- a CDS encoding winged helix-turn-helix transcriptional regulator: MTTSHSAFCPVYRAIGVLQEKWVLHIVRALLDGEKGFNELARAVGGCNSATLTQRLEHLEHLDLIRKRTEDTHGKLARSVYTLTPAGKELQAVIVAIDSWAREHLLDEPQPALT, encoded by the coding sequence ATGACCACCTCGCACTCTGCCTTCTGCCCGGTGTACCGGGCCATCGGCGTGCTGCAGGAGAAGTGGGTGCTGCACATCGTGCGTGCTCTGCTGGACGGCGAAAAAGGCTTTAACGAGCTGGCCCGCGCCGTGGGCGGTTGTAACAGCGCCACCTTGACGCAACGCCTCGAACATCTTGAGCACCTCGATCTGATCCGCAAACGCACCGAGGACACTCACGGCAAACTGGCCCGCAGTGTCTACACCCTTACCCCGGCTGGCAAGGAACTGCAGGCCGTGATTGTCGCCATCGACAGCTGGGCACGTGAGCACCTGCTCGACGAACCTCAGCCTGCCCTGACCTGA
- the purH gene encoding bifunctional phosphoribosylaminoimidazolecarboxamide formyltransferase/IMP cyclohydrolase, translated as MTKRALISVSDKTGVVEFARSLTARGWEILSTGGTFHALQEAGVSVTQVSDVTGFPEMLDGRVKTLHPAVHGGILARREPQHLSQLEAQGFGTIDLVCVNLYPFRETVARGAPDPEVIENIDIGGPAMIRSAAKNHSGVLVLVDPADYPVALQDEVPDSDRRRLAAKAYRHTSEYDAAITAYLDGSANELPTRLPEQLSLDLSRVAQVRYGENPHQPGAIYRWGQARGPVIDAQVVAGKPMSFNNYADADAAWSLCQELAGREDGAVCVAVKHANPCGVAVADDVRSAWERARDADTLSVFGGVVAVSRPVDFQAAQAMRGTFLEVLIAPEVTPDAVEWFAEKKPDLRVLVAAAGNLSVLDVRPLTGGFAVQERDTRPWDDLCPEVVTARQPTDQEWADLRFAWATVKHARSNAVVLAKGGVTVGLGAGAVSRIWAAERAVANAGEKAQGAVLASEAFFPFDDVVRLAAQAGVTAILQPGGAKRDPEVIAAANDLGVSMVFTGSRHFRH; from the coding sequence ATGACAAAACGGGCATTGATCTCGGTAAGTGACAAGACAGGCGTGGTGGAGTTCGCGCGCAGCCTGACGGCGCGCGGCTGGGAGATCCTGAGCACCGGGGGAACCTTCCACGCGTTGCAGGAGGCGGGTGTCAGCGTGACCCAGGTCAGCGACGTCACGGGCTTTCCGGAAATGCTCGACGGCCGGGTCAAGACACTGCACCCAGCGGTTCACGGCGGCATCCTGGCCCGGCGCGAGCCGCAGCACCTCTCGCAGCTGGAGGCGCAGGGGTTCGGCACCATTGATCTGGTCTGCGTCAACCTTTACCCCTTCCGCGAAACGGTGGCGCGCGGCGCGCCGGACCCGGAGGTGATCGAGAACATCGACATCGGCGGCCCGGCCATGATCCGCTCCGCGGCCAAGAACCACAGCGGCGTGCTGGTGCTGGTGGATCCAGCCGACTACCCGGTGGCCCTCCAGGACGAGGTGCCGGACAGCGACCGTCGCCGGCTCGCCGCCAAGGCCTACCGCCACACCAGCGAGTACGACGCGGCCATCACCGCCTACCTCGACGGCAGTGCCAATGAGCTGCCGACCCGGCTGCCGGAGCAGCTCAGCCTGGACCTCAGCCGCGTGGCGCAGGTCCGGTACGGTGAGAATCCACATCAGCCCGGTGCCATCTACCGCTGGGGGCAGGCGCGGGGCCCGGTGATCGACGCGCAGGTGGTGGCCGGCAAGCCGATGAGCTTCAACAATTACGCCGACGCGGACGCCGCCTGGAGCCTGTGTCAGGAACTCGCCGGCCGGGAGGACGGCGCAGTGTGCGTGGCGGTCAAGCATGCCAACCCCTGCGGCGTGGCGGTCGCCGACGACGTGCGTAGCGCCTGGGAACGTGCCCGTGACGCCGACACCCTGAGTGTGTTTGGCGGGGTCGTGGCGGTTAGCCGTCCCGTGGACTTTCAGGCCGCCCAGGCCATGCGCGGCACCTTCCTGGAGGTGCTGATCGCGCCGGAAGTCACCCCCGACGCCGTGGAATGGTTTGCCGAGAAGAAGCCGGACCTGCGCGTGCTGGTGGCCGCCGCCGGGAACCTCAGCGTGCTGGACGTGCGGCCCCTGACAGGCGGCTTTGCGGTGCAGGAGCGCGATACCCGTCCCTGGGACGACCTGTGCCCGGAGGTGGTCACAGCGCGCCAGCCCACCGATCAGGAGTGGGCTGACCTGCGTTTCGCCTGGGCCACCGTCAAGCACGCGCGCAGCAACGCGGTGGTGCTGGCAAAAGGCGGCGTCACTGTCGGCCTGGGAGCCGGAGCGGTCAGCCGGATCTGGGCCGCAGAACGTGCGGTGGCGAATGCGGGCGAGAAGGCCCAGGGCGCCGTGCTGGCCAGTGAAGCCTTCTTTCCTTTCGATGATGTTGTGCGGCTGGCCGCGCAGGCCGGCGTGACGGCCATCTTGCAGCCTGGAGGCGCCAAACGCGATCCGGAAGTGATTGCTGCGGCCAACGACCTGGGTGTGAGCATGGTCTTTACCGGTTCGCGCCACTTCCGGCATTAG
- a CDS encoding bifunctional 5,10-methylenetetrahydrofolate dehydrogenase/5,10-methenyltetrahydrofolate cyclohydrolase: MTEPSPSLPALSLSGKPLANRVTQEVRAALSGWATQAPGFQPQLVSVLASSDPASLVYVHSKARQARKLGVDLQVRDLGAHATQDELHGVLRELSSDPGVHGIMLELPLAGGLDADAALLHVAHRKDVEGLTPANLALIAAGREAEAILPPTPRSVRFLLREVLGDDLRGQRIAVVGPGRTVGRPLAFMLNNRGVTVTMCNEHTRGLEAVLAPMDAVVVAVGHPGLLRAEHVQPHQVIIDAGINVQGKQVVGDAEAGLPVRAQTPVPGGVGPLTSALMYQNLVRAVKLQRGENVD, from the coding sequence GTGACTGAGCCTTCCCCTTCCCTGCCGGCCCTCTCCCTGTCCGGTAAACCCCTGGCCAACCGGGTCACCCAGGAGGTCCGGGCCGCCCTGTCCGGCTGGGCCACGCAGGCGCCCGGTTTCCAACCCCAGCTTGTCAGCGTACTGGCTTCCAGCGATCCAGCCTCGCTGGTCTATGTGCACAGCAAGGCCCGGCAGGCCCGCAAGCTCGGCGTGGACCTGCAGGTGCGCGATCTGGGCGCACACGCCACCCAGGATGAGCTGCACGGGGTCCTGCGTGAGCTGTCGTCAGACCCAGGGGTCCACGGCATCATGCTGGAACTGCCTCTGGCCGGTGGCCTGGATGCCGACGCCGCGCTGCTCCACGTGGCGCACCGCAAGGATGTGGAAGGGCTGACCCCAGCCAACCTTGCCCTGATTGCGGCGGGCCGCGAGGCCGAGGCGATCCTGCCGCCGACCCCCCGCAGCGTGCGCTTCCTGCTGCGCGAAGTTCTGGGTGACGACCTGCGCGGCCAGCGCATCGCGGTAGTCGGCCCGGGGCGTACCGTGGGCCGCCCGCTGGCCTTCATGCTGAACAACCGCGGTGTGACCGTGACCATGTGCAACGAACACACCCGTGGCCTGGAAGCCGTCCTGGCACCCATGGACGCCGTGGTCGTGGCGGTCGGTCATCCGGGGCTGCTGCGCGCAGAGCACGTCCAGCCGCATCAGGTAATCATCGACGCGGGCATCAACGTGCAGGGCAAGCAGGTGGTCGGGGACGCCGAAGCCGGACTGCCGGTGCGGGCCCAGACTCCCGTCCCGGGCGGCGTCGGCCCGCTGACGAGCGCCCTGATGTACCAGAATCTGGTGCGCGCCGTGAAGCTTCAGCGGGGCGAGAACGTCGACTGA
- a CDS encoding glycosyltransferase family 2 protein: protein MRKFLTLLDVIGLASFGLYAAQQLASAVIPPRQLPTARADQGASLTFLVPALNEEQVIEPTLRNLREMAPEARVVVIDDASDDQTPQIVQRVAGDDPGVQLLRREFPDARQNKGKAMTWAVAQLLQGPLQGRDLSQEVLIGIDADGRIGPDFAPQVRGAFLDPQVMAAQAWMRYRQTTIPLPGSRGFIARILLVQQDLENFILGHYQRVRHWAGTASLTGNGQCMRASYVAHQLGRGVLPWPDVLLEDFGSALEIRLDNPGHRIAMLTAHVGQQGMIDAVPFMRQRARWIQGTMECLPYLPRLVRSGTHPVTLIDFTYLILGPWLNAALLLSMGTQPLRRVLKVQGLSTPGWVGLVFTVLPLGFQLNWAVRYRREQQLPWTSVAYIMGTLPIFSAITLWSLPLAFYRHFTGRNTWYKSVRHAEPLAAGPGTLTASD from the coding sequence TTGAGAAAATTCCTGACCCTGCTTGATGTCATCGGCCTGGCTTCGTTTGGCCTGTATGCCGCGCAGCAACTGGCCAGTGCCGTCATTCCGCCCCGCCAGCTGCCTACTGCCAGGGCCGACCAGGGCGCCAGCCTGACCTTTCTGGTCCCGGCCCTGAACGAGGAGCAGGTCATCGAACCGACCCTCCGGAACCTGCGTGAAATGGCTCCGGAGGCGCGCGTGGTCGTGATCGACGACGCCAGTGACGACCAGACCCCACAGATTGTGCAGCGTGTGGCCGGGGACGACCCTGGCGTGCAGCTGCTGCGGCGCGAGTTTCCGGATGCCCGGCAGAACAAGGGCAAGGCCATGACTTGGGCCGTGGCCCAGCTGCTCCAGGGACCGCTGCAGGGACGAGACCTTAGTCAGGAAGTTCTCATCGGCATCGACGCCGACGGCAGGATTGGTCCGGATTTCGCGCCGCAGGTGCGTGGGGCCTTTCTGGACCCGCAGGTCATGGCCGCCCAGGCCTGGATGCGCTACCGGCAGACCACAATCCCGCTGCCGGGCTCGCGGGGCTTTATTGCGCGCATTCTGCTGGTGCAGCAGGATCTCGAAAACTTCATCCTGGGCCATTACCAGCGGGTCCGTCACTGGGCCGGCACGGCGTCATTGACAGGCAATGGCCAGTGCATGCGCGCCAGTTACGTGGCCCATCAGCTTGGCCGTGGGGTGCTTCCCTGGCCCGATGTGCTGCTTGAAGACTTTGGCAGCGCGCTGGAGATCCGGCTGGACAACCCAGGGCACCGTATCGCCATGCTCACCGCCCATGTGGGGCAGCAGGGCATGATCGATGCCGTGCCGTTCATGCGTCAGCGGGCCCGCTGGATCCAGGGCACCATGGAATGCCTGCCCTACCTGCCGCGTCTCGTGCGCAGCGGCACGCACCCAGTCACCCTGATCGATTTCACCTATCTGATCCTGGGACCCTGGCTGAACGCGGCGCTGCTGCTCAGCATGGGCACGCAGCCGCTGCGCAGGGTGCTGAAGGTCCAGGGACTGTCCACGCCCGGCTGGGTAGGCCTGGTCTTCACGGTCCTGCCGCTGGGCTTCCAGCTGAACTGGGCCGTCCGTTACCGCCGTGAGCAGCAGCTGCCATGGACCTCGGTCGCGTACATCATGGGCACGCTGCCTATTTTCAGTGCAATCACGCTATGGTCCCTGCCGCTGGCCTTCTACCGCCACTTTACGGGCCGGAATACCTGGTACAAGAGCGTGCGCCACGCTGAGCCGCTCGCAGCAGGCCCCGGCACGCTGACTGCCAGCGACTGA
- a CDS encoding homoserine O-acetyltransferase family protein, with protein sequence MTALIHPAHQTPPAAADRCPVQQTVTLFRHEPLLLDCGQAVNDVRVAYHTYGEAREDATLVLHALTGNSAVHEWWPEFLGKGCPLDPELGFVVCANVLGGCAGSTSPGELPPVGGGDAPLSLRDMARVGRALLEHLGVRRVRLVGGSMGGMLAYAWLLECPDLVERAVIIGAPARHSPWAIGLNTAARSAIQAAPGGEGLKVARQIAMLSYRSPQSFALTQAGQRAPGTPAITSYLQYQGEKLHARFCERSYVALTWAMDTFQPTDAELRSIRTPVLAVGISSDVLYPPAEVQACAALLPCAQYWELDSVHGHDAFLMDAQDLPERVGAFLRGH encoded by the coding sequence GTGACGGCCCTGATCCACCCTGCCCACCAGACGCCGCCCGCTGCTGCGGACCGATGTCCGGTTCAGCAGACGGTGACCCTGTTCCGGCATGAACCGCTGCTGCTCGATTGTGGTCAGGCCGTGAACGACGTGCGGGTGGCGTACCACACCTACGGCGAGGCCCGCGAGGACGCCACACTGGTCCTGCATGCCCTGACCGGAAACAGCGCCGTTCACGAGTGGTGGCCGGAGTTTCTGGGTAAAGGTTGCCCCCTGGACCCCGAGCTCGGTTTCGTGGTGTGTGCCAATGTGCTGGGTGGCTGCGCCGGAAGCACCAGCCCCGGTGAACTGCCCCCGGTGGGTGGCGGGGACGCCCCCCTGAGCCTGCGCGACATGGCCCGGGTGGGGCGTGCGCTGCTGGAGCACCTGGGTGTGCGGCGGGTGCGGCTGGTGGGCGGCAGTATGGGCGGCATGCTGGCTTACGCCTGGCTGCTCGAATGCCCGGACCTGGTGGAAAGGGCCGTGATTATCGGCGCGCCGGCACGGCACTCGCCGTGGGCAATCGGCCTGAACACCGCGGCGCGCAGCGCCATCCAGGCTGCGCCCGGGGGAGAGGGCCTGAAGGTCGCCCGGCAGATCGCCATGCTGTCCTACCGCAGCCCCCAGAGTTTTGCACTGACGCAGGCCGGGCAGCGTGCTCCCGGGACCCCGGCCATCACGTCCTATCTGCAGTATCAGGGCGAGAAACTCCACGCGCGCTTCTGCGAACGCAGCTACGTCGCGCTGACCTGGGCGATGGATACTTTCCAGCCGACCGACGCCGAGCTGCGCAGCATCCGCACCCCGGTTCTAGCTGTGGGAATCAGCAGCGATGTGCTGTATCCGCCTGCTGAGGTTCAGGCCTGCGCCGCGCTGCTTCCCTGTGCCCAGTACTGGGAACTGGACAGCGTTCATGGCCACGACGCCTTCCTGATGGACGCCCAGGATCTGCCCGAGCGGGTCGGTGCCTTTCTGCGCGGCCACTGA
- a CDS encoding O-acetylhomoserine aminocarboxypropyltransferase/cysteine synthase family protein has translation MALKFETLQVHAGQQPDPTTGAQAVPIYATNSYVFQSPEHAADLFGLRAFGNIYSRIQNPTTAVFEERVAALEGGVGALAVSSGHAAQFVAITTLAQAGDNIVASPNLYGGTINQFRVTLRRLGIEVRFTGKDERPEEFAALIDDRTRAVYLETIGNPALNIPDFEGVAAEAHARGVAVIVDNTFGAGGYYCQPLRHGADIVTHSASKWIGGHGNGIGGVIVDGGNFNWNNGRYPLMTEASPSYHGLNFWETFGTSNPLGLPNVAFIIRARTEGLRDLGTTLAPQQAWQFLQGLETLSLRAERHAHNALTLASWLAAHPDVSRVTYPGLSNHPHYDRAQHYLPRGAGSVLTFELRGGRAAGEAFIRSVRLAQHVANVGDTRTLVIHPASTTHSQLDEQTQATAGVTPGLIRVSVGIEHIEDIQEDFAQALAAAPDLLPSGDEPAVLTGSPSLVGDEG, from the coding sequence ATGGCTCTGAAATTCGAGACCCTGCAGGTTCATGCTGGGCAGCAGCCCGATCCCACGACCGGTGCCCAGGCCGTGCCGATCTATGCCACCAACAGCTACGTGTTTCAGTCTCCCGAGCACGCCGCCGACCTGTTTGGCCTGCGGGCCTTCGGGAACATCTACAGCCGGATCCAGAACCCCACGACCGCCGTGTTCGAGGAGCGTGTGGCGGCGCTGGAAGGCGGCGTGGGCGCCCTGGCGGTCTCCAGCGGTCACGCCGCACAATTCGTGGCGATCACGACGCTGGCCCAGGCCGGAGACAACATCGTGGCCAGTCCCAACCTGTACGGCGGCACCATCAACCAGTTCCGCGTGACCCTGCGGCGCCTGGGAATCGAGGTGCGCTTTACCGGCAAAGACGAGCGTCCCGAGGAGTTCGCGGCCCTGATCGACGACCGTACCCGCGCCGTGTACCTGGAGACCATCGGCAACCCGGCCCTGAACATCCCGGATTTTGAGGGTGTGGCGGCTGAGGCCCACGCGCGTGGTGTGGCGGTCATCGTGGACAACACCTTCGGCGCGGGCGGCTACTACTGCCAGCCGCTGCGGCACGGGGCCGACATCGTGACCCACAGCGCCAGCAAATGGATCGGCGGGCACGGCAACGGGATTGGCGGGGTCATCGTGGACGGCGGCAACTTCAACTGGAACAACGGCCGCTATCCCCTGATGACCGAGGCCTCGCCCAGCTATCACGGTCTGAACTTCTGGGAGACCTTCGGCACCAGCAATCCGCTGGGCCTGCCCAACGTCGCCTTTATCATCCGCGCCCGCACCGAAGGCCTGCGGGACCTGGGGACCACCCTGGCTCCGCAGCAGGCCTGGCAATTCCTGCAGGGCCTGGAAACGCTGTCCCTGCGCGCCGAGCGCCATGCGCACAATGCCCTGACCCTGGCCTCCTGGCTGGCCGCCCACCCTGACGTGAGCCGGGTGACCTACCCTGGCCTGAGCAACCACCCCCATTACGACCGTGCCCAGCATTATCTCCCGCGTGGAGCGGGCTCGGTGCTGACCTTTGAACTGCGGGGTGGCCGCGCGGCAGGCGAGGCATTTATCCGCAGTGTGAGACTCGCGCAGCACGTGGCCAACGTGGGCGACACCCGGACCCTGGTGATTCATCCGGCCAGCACCACCCACAGCCAGCTCGACGAGCAGACCCAGGCCACGGCCGGCGTGACGCCAGGGCTGATCCGCGTCTCGGTCGGGATCGAGCACATCGAGGACATTCAGGAGGATTTTGCGCAGGCGCTGGCCGCTGCCCCTGACCTGCTGCCCTCGGGTGACGAACCAGCGGTGCTGACCGGAAGCCCCTCGCTGGTCGGGGATGAAGGGTGA
- a CDS encoding Fur family transcriptional regulator, producing MTATRSTRQRDVISRVLDGAEGPLTVGEVLRRAQTDLPGLGIATVYRTLKLLTEQRRIHPVALDGETLYEPSGRGHHHHFSCTSCHRVFTLHSCPLSLPAGSVYPGGFVVEAHEVTLYGRCPQCAATG from the coding sequence ATGACCGCGACCCGCAGCACCCGCCAACGCGACGTGATCTCCCGCGTGCTGGACGGCGCGGAAGGCCCGCTGACGGTGGGGGAGGTGCTGCGCCGCGCCCAGACCGACCTGCCCGGGCTGGGCATCGCCACGGTGTACCGCACCCTGAAGCTGCTGACCGAGCAGCGGCGCATCCACCCGGTGGCCCTGGACGGCGAGACGCTGTATGAGCCCAGTGGGCGGGGTCACCACCATCATTTTTCGTGCACCAGCTGCCACCGGGTCTTTACGCTGCACAGCTGCCCGCTGAGCCTGCCGGCCGGCAGCGTCTACCCCGGAGGCTTCGTGGTGGAGGCCCATGAGGTCACGCTGTATGGCCGCTGCCCCCAGTGCGCCGCCACTGGATGA
- a CDS encoding phage holin family protein: MEERKSMGSALVDVFDAGVTLVKSEINNVARKVGDVAKAKGIGVVMLLAAVGPLVMGLIFLILTVFYGLMALGLPAWAAALIIAVLSLAVTGLLVMMGLKKLSAEVPNEEPLVDRDPSTMTEDERLEAQYQAEQRAAKQSSQSATVSAPISGSQVAAGTTTYGVGSDRLSANDVEGHASGMQKTANSEPVPVYESTPSGQPQVYGNNLNKKLQGDDEHGHDSDVQHPVVLKDQPGITVSTSPTFKEDMKKEGY, encoded by the coding sequence ATGGAAGAACGCAAGAGCATGGGAAGCGCACTGGTCGATGTATTCGACGCAGGCGTTACCCTCGTGAAATCGGAGATCAACAATGTGGCGCGCAAGGTCGGCGACGTTGCCAAGGCCAAGGGCATCGGCGTCGTCATGCTGCTGGCGGCGGTGGGACCGCTCGTTATGGGCCTGATCTTCCTGATTCTGACGGTCTTCTATGGCCTGATGGCTCTGGGTCTGCCGGCCTGGGCCGCTGCCCTGATCATCGCTGTGCTGAGTCTGGCGGTCACGGGTCTGCTGGTCATGATGGGGCTCAAGAAGCTCTCTGCCGAGGTGCCGAACGAGGAGCCGCTGGTGGACCGCGACCCATCCACCATGACCGAGGACGAGCGTCTCGAGGCGCAGTATCAGGCCGAGCAGCGCGCTGCAAAGCAGTCCAGCCAGTCGGCCACGGTTTCGGCCCCGATCAGCGGCTCGCAGGTGGCTGCCGGCACGACCACCTACGGCGTCGGCTCGGATCGTCTGTCGGCAAACGATGTCGAGGGCCACGCCTCCGGGATGCAGAAGACCGCCAACAGTGAACCCGTACCGGTGTATGAAAGCACGCCGTCCGGCCAGCCACAGGTGTATGGCAACAACCTGAACAAGAAGCTCCAGGGTGACGATGAGCACGGCCATGATTCCGACGTTCAGCACCCGGTCGTGCTCAAGGACCAGCCCGGTATCACAGTCAGCACCTCGCCCACGTTCAAGGAAGACATGAAGAAGGAGGGGTACTGA